A window of Halobellus sp. LT62 contains these coding sequences:
- the ncsA gene encoding tRNA 2-thiolation protein NcsA has protein sequence MECDKCERDAVMHAGYSGAHLCEKHFCASVEKRVRRRIRRDSLVPRDASPDDPEQWVLGLSGGKDSVVLAQILDDTFGRDPRIEILALTIHEGIEGYRDASIDACVELADELDLRHELVSYEEEFGVRMDEVVEDDPEGMAPCAYCGVFRRDLLETYAEEFGADILLTGHNLDDEAQTALMNVFEGDVEQMAKHFDASLGPFDERTESPHFVPRAKPLRDIPEKEVALYAHLKDLPAHITECPHASEAFRGEIQELLLKLEENHPGTRHSILSGYEEIASMAADRYRGDSTAEMRECERCGSKTTRDVCRKCRLLESLAAV, from the coding sequence ATGGAGTGCGACAAGTGCGAGCGCGACGCGGTGATGCACGCCGGCTACTCCGGTGCGCACCTGTGCGAGAAGCACTTCTGCGCCTCGGTGGAAAAGCGCGTCCGACGGCGGATCCGCCGCGACAGCCTCGTGCCGAGAGACGCCTCGCCGGACGACCCCGAGCAGTGGGTACTGGGGCTGTCGGGCGGCAAAGACAGCGTCGTGCTCGCGCAGATCCTCGACGACACGTTCGGCCGGGATCCGCGCATCGAGATCCTCGCGCTGACGATCCACGAGGGGATCGAGGGCTACCGCGACGCCAGCATCGACGCCTGCGTCGAATTAGCCGACGAACTCGATCTCCGCCACGAACTCGTGAGCTACGAGGAGGAGTTCGGCGTCCGGATGGACGAGGTCGTCGAGGATGACCCCGAAGGGATGGCCCCCTGCGCGTACTGCGGCGTCTTCCGCCGAGACCTCCTCGAGACCTACGCCGAGGAGTTCGGTGCGGACATCCTCCTGACCGGGCACAACCTCGACGACGAGGCCCAGACGGCGCTGATGAACGTTTTCGAGGGCGACGTCGAACAGATGGCGAAGCACTTCGATGCGAGCCTCGGCCCGTTCGACGAGCGTACCGAGTCTCCGCACTTCGTGCCGCGAGCGAAGCCGCTCCGCGACATTCCCGAAAAGGAAGTCGCGCTCTATGCCCATCTCAAAGACTTGCCCGCCCACATCACCGAGTGTCCGCACGCCTCCGAGGCGTTCCGCGGTGAGATCCAAGAGTTACTGTTGAAACTGGAAGAGAACCACCCCGGAACGCGGCACTCGATCCTCTCGGGCTACGAGGAGATCGCGTCGATGGCGGCCGACCGCTACCGCGGCGACTCGACCGCCGAGATGCGCGAATGCGAGCGCTGCGGCTCGAAAACGACGCGCGACGTCTGTCGAAAGTGCCGACTGTTGGAGTCGCTCGCGGCGGTGTAA